The following is a genomic window from Cetobacterium somerae ATCC BAA-474.
ATCCCGCATATTTTAATTGAGCTGCAAAATTTCCTCCCATATGCGAATCTCCTACAGCATTATAAGGATTTGATGGAAATAGCGATGTTATATTTGTTCTAGAACTTGAAGGTGCTCCTGATCCTGTTAATGGTCCTACTGCAAAGACTATTTTATTAGCTTCATCAAAAGCTTTTGTTCCTGCTGGTACTTCATCAAATATAACTTTATATCCTATTCCCATTCCACCAATAAAATCTTTATATTTAGACGTAGGTTCTTTTGTTATTATTCCTGTTGTTAAATTTACCCTTAAAATATTTCCTGCCCATCCATATGATTTACTCATTTTTTATTTATCCCCCTCAATTATCTCTTACTAAAAAAATGTGCTTTGCTGATATCTTCCCACTTAATAACTTTTAAAGCATCTGTAGGGCATCCTCTAACGCATGACCCACAAGTTGTACATTTTGTCGCATATCCATTTTCTGTATCTATTGTAGGTAAATTCCATGGACATGCTTCTGTACAAACTCCACACCCTACACATTTATCTTTTAAAACTACTCTTGCACCTGTTCTTGCATCAGCTACTATAGCTCCATTAGGACAAGCATTAGCACAAAACGGTTCTCTACATTGCTTACATGTTACTGGAGACATCTTTAAATTCCCCATTTGCCCATCTTCATACTGATAATTTATTTTAGGGCCTGTTGTTCCAAAGTTATAATTTTCCCCAACTTTAATTCGAGATAAAAATGGTTGAACTTTTCCATCATTTTGTAATGTACATGTTATTTCACAACGCTGACACCCTGTACATTTCGATCTATCCACTACTAATAACCCTTCTGGTAAAGCTGTTGCCGCCATTGCTTCTTCACCAAAACCAAACATTGACAAGATTGAAGAGGTTACTGCAAATCCAGCCACTCCTTTTCCAGTTAATTTTAAAAATTCTCTTCTTGTAGTTTCTTTATCAAAAACCTTATTAATTAAACCTTTAGACATTACGTCCCCCTTTGTATTATTTTTCCTTCATCTACTTCATAAATATAATTACTTATTCTTACTGCTTGTTCGTAATCATGTGTTACTATAATTATTAAACACCCCATATCCCTTAATTCACTCAATATTCTTTCTACTACATATGTGCTTTTTTTATCCATACTTGCGGTAGGTTCATCTAAAAGTAATATTTTTTTATTATAAAGAATTGTTCTAATAAATTGAATTTTTGCTTTTTCTCCACCAGACAAATTATCTACTGATGATTCTTTCAATTTTTCTATTTGAAACTCTTTTAAAAAAATAGTTACTTTATCTAATTCTACTTTCAAATTTCTCAATTTAAATGGTTCAGTTAAGTTATAAATAACATTTCCTTTAAAAAATAGTGGTTCTTGTGTAGATAAAATTACATTATCTCTATCATATCTTAAATTTCCTTCATCATAAGATAAAATACCACCTAATATTTTTAAAAGAGTACTCTTTCCAGCACCATTTCTTCCCAATATTGAATAAATTTTTCCTTTAGAAAAATTTAAATTTGTTATCTCTAGAATTAGTCTATCTTCATAATATTTTTTTAAATTTTTTATCTCTATCAATTATTTCACCCATTTTATTAAGAAATTTAATAGAAAAGAAATACTAAATAAAATTAACGCTATTACTAAAGAAGTATTATAGTTTCCCATAGATGTTGATAAGGCTATATATGTTGTCATTACCCTAGTATGACCTTTAATATTTCCTCCAACTAACATAACCGATCCTACTTCAGAAATTCCTCTGGCAAAAGCTACTAAAAATATTCCTAAAAACCTAGTTTTTAACTCTCTAAAAAAAACTCTATTTAATTTATTCGACGGTATATGTAAAATTTTACAAGTTGTTAAAATTCTACTACCATCATCTTCTAAAAGTTCTGAACATAATGTTATAACAAGTGGCAATAGCAATAAAAATTGTGCTATTATTATTGCTGTTGGTGTAAACAGCAGATTTAAAGGTCCCAAAATTCCTCTCCTTGAAAGCATTAGAAGTACTACTAATCCAAATATTATTGTTGGGACTCCTGTTAAAGCTCTAAAAAACTCCAATATTTTTTTAAAAATTTTATCTTTTCTAAAAAATAACCCAAGGCTTATAAAAAATCCAACTA
Proteins encoded in this region:
- a CDS encoding ferredoxin-like protein, giving the protein MSKGLINKVFDKETTRREFLKLTGKGVAGFAVTSSILSMFGFGEEAMAATALPEGLLVVDRSKCTGCQRCEITCTLQNDGKVQPFLSRIKVGENYNFGTTGPKINYQYEDGQMGNLKMSPVTCKQCREPFCANACPNGAIVADARTGARVVLKDKCVGCGVCTEACPWNLPTIDTENGYATKCTTCGSCVRGCPTDALKVIKWEDISKAHFFSKR
- a CDS encoding ABC transporter ATP-binding protein; this translates as MIEIKNLKKYYEDRLILEITNLNFSKGKIYSILGRNGAGKSTLLKILGGILSYDEGNLRYDRDNVILSTQEPLFFKGNVIYNLTEPFKLRNLKVELDKVTIFLKEFQIEKLKESSVDNLSGGEKAKIQFIRTILYNKKILLLDEPTASMDKKSTYVVERILSELRDMGCLIIIVTHDYEQAVRISNYIYEVDEGKIIQRGT
- a CDS encoding ABC transporter permease codes for the protein MDKEIIEIVLLSLFVTGVASILSSIVGFFISLGLFFRKDKIFKKILEFFRALTGVPTIIFGLVVLLMLSRRGILGPLNLLFTPTAIIIAQFLLLLPLVITLCSELLEDDGSRILTTCKILHIPSNKLNRVFFRELKTRFLGIFLVAFARGISEVGSVMLVGGNIKGHTRVMTTYIALSTSMGNYNTSLVIALILFSISFLLNFLIKWVK